Proteins encoded together in one Hymenobacter monticola window:
- a CDS encoding SusC/RagA family TonB-linked outer membrane protein, translating to MKKILLMSLVLMFTLLHGAMAQTRTVTGRVTDQATGTGLPGVTVLLKGTTNGVSTNADGAFSLSVPESGGTLVFSSVGMTTQERAIGSNSQFSVALATDSKQLTEVVVTGYGGSQDVKDITGSVAQVKEEKLLLQPVVSVDQALQGRMAGVNINTTSGTLGDQAVIRIRGANSISNSSQPLFVVDGVPLNNNAQANSLSTRYNPLADINPNDIASVDVLKDASAAAIYGSRGANGVVIITTKRGKSGTNRLSFNSYYGFQDAVRKPQVLNAADFIAISNEKAANARAGSVGATGNVGNTSVPATIAAPIDLNGDGVPDETDWIKEIFQRGTQQNYQAALSGGSEFASYYGSADWNDQKGIIYKNRLRRGSGRLNIDITPKKWLKSGVSLNYSKTYNQGINGESALAGATVSGYTAPPNVPAFNPDGSYYLNNLGNLGNGNNAVPSTYAPNAYFHIIGTLRENRNDNTVQRTLGNGYLTVTPLKGLQLTTKYGIDYSTNFEDQYSSPILGSLGRQLGQGLVQLYNTTRTQYNWQNYANYDRTFDEKHTIGLTAGVEYQETRTQLVYSSGADFADNKFQSLLDGLYTNQTGTGGSAFNNGFQSYFARANYDFSSKYYASFSFRADASSVFGANNQRGYFPGGSVGWRVSQESFMKNISAINDLKLRASYGKVGNSAGIGSYASRTLVGGGQYADLNGFSINQVGNPSIQWETSKKLDIGFDAALVNNRINVTFDFFNNDVSGILLAAPVLRTTGIPGSSVNRNVGSMYNRGVELTINTVNVRLDNGFTWSSNLNGSILKNRITELATPTDITAGTQRASLGSSLGIYFLPVWAGVNPNNGNAQFLDKDGNIKQYDAAYTTNANATQGRWLTAAGDVTTPITVADYKYTAKTGYPTFFGGFDNTFAFKGVELGVFLQYSGGNQIYNGYRSALLSNSLQNNITEIKDRWTTPGQQTDIQKLVLRDVVSTQASTRWLENGDFLRIRQVSLGYNLPEPLIKRLGLNNLRVYVLGQNLYNFTKYKGLDPEVNSNIGNNIAYGVDGRSVPPTRSFTFGVNVGI from the coding sequence ATGAAAAAAATCTTACTCATGAGCCTGGTGCTCATGTTTACTCTTCTACACGGAGCGATGGCGCAAACCCGCACCGTAACCGGCCGGGTGACCGACCAAGCGACGGGCACCGGCCTTCCCGGCGTCACGGTACTGCTGAAAGGCACTACCAACGGCGTATCCACCAATGCAGACGGCGCTTTCAGCCTGTCGGTACCCGAATCCGGTGGCACGCTGGTGTTCAGCTCGGTAGGCATGACGACGCAGGAGCGCGCCATTGGCAGCAACTCTCAGTTTTCGGTGGCTTTGGCGACCGATTCCAAGCAGTTGACCGAGGTGGTGGTAACGGGCTACGGCGGGTCGCAGGATGTGAAAGACATCACGGGCTCGGTAGCTCAAGTGAAAGAGGAGAAGCTGTTGCTGCAGCCCGTTGTCAGCGTCGACCAGGCCTTGCAGGGCCGCATGGCCGGTGTAAACATCAACACCACCAGCGGCACGCTTGGCGACCAGGCGGTAATTCGCATTCGCGGCGCCAACTCCATCAGCAACAGCTCGCAGCCGCTGTTTGTGGTGGATGGTGTGCCTCTGAACAACAACGCGCAAGCCAACTCCCTCAGCACGCGCTACAACCCCTTGGCCGACATCAACCCGAACGATATCGCCTCGGTCGACGTGTTGAAAGACGCATCGGCAGCGGCTATTTATGGTTCGCGCGGTGCCAACGGCGTGGTTATCATCACCACCAAACGGGGCAAATCGGGCACCAACCGCCTGTCCTTCAACTCTTACTATGGCTTTCAAGACGCCGTGCGCAAGCCTCAGGTCCTGAATGCCGCCGATTTCATTGCCATCTCGAATGAGAAGGCTGCCAATGCCCGCGCTGGGAGCGTAGGCGCTACCGGCAACGTGGGCAACACCAGCGTCCCGGCAACCATTGCTGCACCCATCGATTTGAACGGCGATGGTGTGCCGGATGAAACCGATTGGATTAAGGAGATTTTCCAGCGTGGCACGCAACAGAACTACCAGGCAGCTCTGTCGGGCGGCAGCGAATTTGCTTCTTATTATGGTTCTGCCGACTGGAACGACCAAAAAGGCATTATCTACAAAAACCGCTTGCGTCGTGGTTCGGGACGTTTGAACATCGACATCACTCCAAAGAAATGGCTGAAGAGCGGTGTTAGCCTTAACTACTCCAAAACTTACAACCAAGGCATCAACGGCGAGAGCGCCTTGGCTGGCGCTACGGTGTCAGGCTACACTGCTCCCCCGAACGTGCCCGCCTTCAACCCCGACGGCTCCTACTACCTGAACAACCTGGGCAACCTGGGCAACGGCAACAACGCCGTTCCCAGCACATACGCTCCGAACGCATATTTCCATATCATCGGCACGCTGCGCGAAAACCGCAACGACAACACCGTGCAGCGCACTCTGGGCAACGGCTACCTCACGGTAACGCCTTTGAAAGGCCTGCAGTTGACGACCAAGTACGGCATCGACTATTCGACCAACTTCGAAGACCAATACAGCAGCCCCATCTTGGGAAGCCTGGGTCGTCAGCTTGGCCAAGGCCTGGTCCAGTTGTATAACACGACCCGTACTCAGTACAACTGGCAGAACTACGCCAACTACGACCGCACCTTCGACGAAAAACACACGATTGGCCTAACCGCCGGTGTTGAGTACCAGGAAACGCGTACCCAACTGGTGTACAGCTCCGGTGCTGACTTCGCAGACAACAAGTTTCAGTCGCTGCTCGATGGCCTGTACACCAACCAGACCGGCACTGGTGGTTCTGCTTTCAACAACGGCTTCCAGTCGTACTTCGCCCGTGCCAACTACGATTTCAGCAGCAAGTACTACGCTTCTTTCTCGTTCCGTGCTGATGCTTCTTCGGTTTTCGGCGCCAACAACCAGCGCGGCTACTTCCCCGGCGGCTCGGTGGGCTGGCGTGTTTCGCAAGAGAGCTTCATGAAGAACATCTCGGCTATCAACGACCTGAAGCTGCGCGCCAGCTACGGTAAAGTTGGCAACTCCGCTGGTATCGGTTCCTACGCTTCGCGTACGCTCGTGGGCGGCGGTCAATACGCCGACTTGAACGGTTTCAGCATCAACCAAGTGGGCAACCCCTCTATTCAATGGGAAACCTCGAAGAAGCTCGACATTGGCTTTGACGCAGCGCTCGTAAACAACCGCATCAACGTCACCTTCGACTTCTTCAACAACGATGTCAGCGGCATCTTGCTGGCCGCCCCTGTGCTGCGGACCACCGGCATTCCCGGTTCGAGCGTTAACCGCAACGTGGGCAGCATGTACAACCGGGGCGTTGAACTCACCATCAACACCGTGAACGTGCGTCTGGACAACGGCTTCACTTGGAGCTCCAACCTGAACGGCAGCATTCTCAAGAACCGCATCACGGAACTGGCTACCCCGACTGATATCACCGCTGGTACCCAGCGCGCCAGCTTGGGCAGCAGCTTGGGTATTTATTTCCTGCCCGTGTGGGCTGGGGTGAACCCCAACAACGGCAACGCCCAGTTCCTGGACAAAGACGGCAACATTAAACAGTATGATGCGGCCTATACTACCAACGCTAACGCAACCCAAGGCCGTTGGCTCACCGCCGCTGGCGATGTGACGACCCCCATCACGGTGGCCGACTACAAGTACACTGCCAAAACCGGCTACCCCACCTTCTTCGGCGGCTTTGACAACACCTTTGCGTTCAAAGGCGTGGAACTTGGCGTCTTCCTGCAGTACAGCGGTGGCAACCAGATTTACAATGGCTACCGTTCGGCCCTGTTGAGCAACAGCCTGCAGAATAACATCACCGAAATTAAGGACCGTTGGACTACGCCGGGCCAACAGACGGACATCCAGAAACTGGTGCTGCGCGACGTGGTTTCGACTCAGGCATCGACTCGTTGGCTCGAGAACGGTGATTTCCTCCGCATTCGCCAGGTGAGCTTGGGCTACAACCTGCCTGAACCTTTGATTAAGCGTTTGGGTTTGAACAACCTGCGGGTATACGTATTGGGCCAGAACCTGTACAACTTCACCAAGTACAAAGGCCTAGACCCCGAGGTGAACTCCAATATCGGCAACAACATTGCTTATGGTGTTGACGGCCGTTCGGTTCCCCCGACCCGCAGCTTCACTTTCGGTGTAAACGTTGGCATTTAA
- a CDS encoding RagB/SusD family nutrient uptake outer membrane protein produces MTHISKLRLAAFCAVLLASGTGCDVLTQDPPTALTQEDAFANADRISKSAIGMYNGLQDLEFLGGRALIYSDIRSDDTNPAGFFGNVSTFNQLANDGTAANAWTGGYRTLYAANYFLQQIAKNPGRTTPALEAQYTGEAKFIRALVNFHLVNLFAQPYNFTTDASHLGIPIQLTAPDASNAFDASQNLSRGTVRQVYTQIEQDLNDAITALPETYSTAYDRTARATKDAARALLSRVYLYKGQYADAASMANTVITGGRRSLSASPAVPFTAATYSNPESIFSVAMNLSDNPNTNNAIGQHYGRQRRADISVTPYARIDTTQFRSKDRRRTLLLDPPTYPATATTNIYTLKYNNGSADYVPIVRFSEVLLNRAEGLAQTDAGISADAITLLNQVRRRSLPNIPAYPNYSVASFTNKQALIDAILFERRLELAFEGHRYYDLMRYKRNSSRINYGEDKAIFPIPNVDLLQNPNLVPNPGY; encoded by the coding sequence ATGACTCATATTTCTAAATTGCGGCTGGCCGCTTTCTGCGCCGTGTTGCTTGCTTCGGGCACTGGCTGCGATGTGCTGACCCAAGACCCGCCCACCGCGCTTACCCAGGAAGATGCATTTGCCAATGCGGACCGCATCTCCAAATCGGCCATCGGCATGTACAATGGCCTGCAGGACCTTGAATTTCTGGGTGGCCGTGCGCTCATCTATAGCGACATCCGCAGCGATGACACGAACCCCGCGGGCTTCTTCGGCAACGTATCGACGTTCAACCAACTAGCCAACGATGGCACCGCTGCCAACGCTTGGACCGGCGGCTATCGCACGCTGTATGCGGCAAACTACTTCCTGCAGCAAATCGCAAAAAACCCCGGCCGAACCACTCCTGCCTTGGAAGCGCAATACACTGGCGAAGCCAAGTTCATTCGGGCCTTGGTGAACTTCCACCTGGTGAACCTGTTTGCTCAGCCTTACAACTTCACCACTGATGCATCGCACCTCGGTATCCCCATCCAACTCACGGCGCCGGATGCTAGCAACGCATTTGACGCCAGCCAGAACCTATCTCGGGGAACCGTTCGCCAGGTATACACGCAAATTGAGCAGGACCTGAACGACGCTATTACCGCGTTGCCGGAAACGTATAGCACTGCCTATGACCGCACGGCGCGCGCTACCAAAGACGCAGCTCGCGCCTTGCTGTCGCGCGTATACTTGTACAAAGGCCAGTACGCCGACGCCGCCAGCATGGCTAATACCGTCATCACGGGCGGGCGTCGCTCGCTATCCGCCAGTCCGGCGGTTCCGTTCACAGCCGCTACCTATAGCAACCCCGAGTCGATTTTCTCGGTGGCTATGAACCTCAGCGATAACCCTAATACCAACAACGCCATCGGCCAGCACTACGGCCGCCAGCGCCGGGCGGATATTAGCGTGACGCCTTATGCACGTATTGACACCACGCAGTTCCGGAGCAAAGACCGTCGTCGCACGCTGTTGCTTGACCCGCCCACTTACCCGGCTACTGCCACGACCAATATTTACACGTTGAAGTATAATAACGGTTCGGCCGATTACGTGCCGATTGTGCGTTTTTCGGAAGTGCTGCTGAACCGTGCCGAAGGCTTGGCCCAAACCGACGCTGGCATCAGCGCCGATGCTATTACCCTGTTGAACCAAGTGCGTCGCCGTTCACTGCCGAACATTCCGGCTTACCCGAACTACTCGGTAGCATCCTTCACCAATAAGCAGGCCCTGATTGATGCCATTTTGTTTGAGCGTCGCTTGGAGCTGGCCTTTGAAGGCCACCGCTACTACGACCTGATGCGCTACAAGCGTAACTCAAGCCGTATCAACTACGGGGAGGATAAGGCCATTTTCCCGATTCCAAACGTCGACCTCCTGCAGAACCCTAATCTGGTTCCAAACCCTGGCTACTAA
- the hslU gene encoding ATP-dependent protease ATPase subunit HslU, translating to MLNDSFLTPAQIVAELDKYIIGQHDAKRHVAIALRNRWRRLHAPADMQAEIVPNNILMIGATGVGKTEIARRLAHLADAPFVKVEASKFTEVGYVGRDVESMVRDLAEQSVNRVKARRQEAVKAQAANAVEEIILDALIPAIPQPAGAKSGLGFGGGGGADAVPNSDAELNERTRERFRQKIKNGELEDRKIEIQVAQSGPSVGIMGAPPGMDEGTLSGLQDMLGNMLPKKTRKRKVTVAEARKLLLDEEAAKLIDMDEVKDEAIRQAENAGIIFIDEIDKVATSGGSGKGGPDVSRQGVQRDLLPIVEGSAVSTKYGIVNTDHILFIAAGAFHVSKPSDLIPELQGRFPIRVELQSLTKADFFRILKDPKNALTKQYEALLKAEEVELTFDDEALERLAEIASEVNAEVENIGARRLHTVMSRLLNDILYDVPDKIGAHAHVQITATLVNERLSDMLKNRDLSQYIL from the coding sequence ATGCTCAACGACTCTTTCCTGACGCCGGCCCAAATCGTGGCCGAGCTTGATAAATACATCATCGGCCAGCACGACGCCAAGCGCCACGTGGCCATTGCCTTGCGCAACCGCTGGCGCCGCCTGCACGCCCCCGCCGATATGCAGGCCGAAATCGTGCCCAACAACATCCTGATGATTGGGGCCACCGGCGTGGGGAAAACCGAAATTGCTCGCCGCCTGGCTCACCTCGCCGATGCGCCTTTTGTGAAAGTAGAAGCCAGCAAGTTCACTGAAGTTGGCTACGTAGGCCGCGACGTGGAAAGCATGGTGCGCGACCTGGCCGAGCAAAGCGTGAACCGCGTGAAAGCCCGTCGCCAGGAAGCTGTGAAGGCCCAGGCGGCCAATGCCGTAGAGGAAATTATCCTCGACGCCCTCATCCCCGCCATTCCTCAGCCCGCTGGCGCCAAATCGGGCCTCGGCTTCGGCGGTGGGGGAGGGGCCGATGCCGTACCCAATTCCGACGCCGAGCTGAACGAGCGCACCCGCGAGCGGTTCCGCCAAAAAATCAAGAACGGCGAACTGGAAGACCGCAAAATTGAGATTCAAGTGGCGCAGTCGGGGCCCAGCGTAGGCATCATGGGCGCGCCTCCCGGTATGGACGAGGGCACCCTCTCGGGCCTGCAGGACATGCTCGGCAACATGCTGCCCAAGAAAACCCGCAAGCGCAAGGTGACAGTGGCCGAGGCCCGCAAGCTCCTGCTCGATGAAGAAGCCGCTAAGCTCATCGACATGGACGAGGTGAAGGATGAAGCCATTCGCCAGGCCGAAAACGCGGGCATCATCTTCATCGACGAAATTGACAAGGTGGCCACCAGCGGCGGCAGCGGCAAGGGCGGCCCCGACGTAAGCCGCCAGGGCGTGCAGCGCGACCTGCTGCCCATCGTGGAGGGTTCGGCCGTGAGCACCAAGTACGGCATCGTCAACACCGACCACATCTTGTTCATCGCCGCCGGCGCCTTCCACGTCAGCAAGCCCTCCGACCTCATTCCCGAACTCCAAGGCCGTTTCCCCATCCGCGTCGAGCTACAAAGCCTGACCAAGGCCGACTTCTTCCGCATTCTCAAAGACCCTAAGAACGCCCTCACCAAGCAATACGAAGCCTTGCTCAAAGCCGAAGAGGTGGAGTTGACCTTTGATGATGAAGCCCTGGAGCGTCTGGCCGAAATTGCCTCAGAGGTGAATGCCGAGGTGGAGAACATCGGAGCCCGGCGCCTGCACACGGTCATGAGCCGCTTGCTCAATGATATTCTCTACGACGTGCCCGACAAGATTGGGGCGCATGCCCACGTGCAAATCACGGCCACGCTGGTGAATGAGCGGCTGAGTGACATGTTGAAAAACCGTGACCTGAGCCAGTATATCCTGTGA